A section of the Streptococcus oriscaviae genome encodes:
- a CDS encoding competence protein CoiA yields the protein MLVAMNEKKQIINLLENTAPQGSFCCPGCGGAVRLKKRKIMRPHFAHISLKDCAYYSENESDQHLMLKSSLYSWLNAHDEVELEKCLPDLGQVADLLVNHRLALEVQCSSLSISRLQARTKSYQEAGVQVLWLLGKELWLGKRLTKLQEQFLSFSYNMGFYLWELDDKKNELRLHYLIHQDLRGRLQYVTKRFPFHQGRLLTILRSPYAQQRPASFEGRQDRTIASYIARQLKYRNPYWMQLQAVAYAQGENLLSKSVTDFYPQIRLPQSEHGFAQIHQDLAPVYQAFEDFYQQQKNKDQQVLVPPSVYLNRK from the coding sequence ATGCTAGTAGCTATGAATGAGAAAAAACAGATTATCAATCTTTTGGAAAATACTGCGCCACAGGGCTCTTTTTGCTGTCCGGGTTGCGGCGGTGCGGTGCGTTTGAAAAAGAGAAAGATTATGCGGCCGCATTTTGCCCACATCAGTCTGAAAGATTGTGCCTATTATTCTGAGAATGAGTCGGACCAGCACCTGATGCTCAAATCTAGCTTGTATAGCTGGCTGAACGCTCACGATGAGGTTGAGCTTGAAAAGTGCTTGCCGGACTTGGGGCAGGTTGCCGATTTGCTGGTCAATCATCGTTTGGCATTGGAAGTTCAGTGTTCTAGTCTGTCCATTTCACGTTTGCAGGCACGAACGAAATCCTATCAAGAGGCGGGGGTTCAAGTTCTCTGGCTTCTCGGTAAGGAACTTTGGTTAGGCAAGCGGTTGACCAAGCTACAGGAGCAATTTCTTTCATTTAGCTATAATATGGGCTTTTATCTTTGGGAACTAGATGACAAAAAGAACGAGTTGCGGCTACATTATCTCATCCATCAAGACCTGCGTGGCAGGCTTCAGTATGTGACCAAGCGTTTTCCTTTTCATCAAGGTAGGCTGTTGACGATTTTGCGCTCGCCCTACGCCCAACAAAGGCCTGCTAGTTTTGAAGGGCGACAGGATAGGACTATTGCTTCCTATATTGCGCGGCAGCTCAAATACCGTAACCCTTATTGGATGCAGTTGCAGGCGGTGGCTTATGCGCAAGGGGAAAATCTTCTGAGTAAATCAGTGACAGATTTTTATCCCCAGATTCGTCTGCCCCAATCCGAACATGGCTTTGCCCAGATCCATCAGGACTTGGCTCCGGTTTATCAGGCCTTTGAAGACTTTTACCAGCAACAAAAAAACAAAGATCAACAAGTGCTTGTACCTCCCAGTGTCTATCTCAATCGGAAATGA
- a CDS encoding DUF4190 domain-containing protein, translating to MYTPKSKVPLILGILSIVLGLISPIVGIIIGIVTLVLVQQNEKSTEHIFKTEKILGIVGIVVSVLNWIAGIFLYFS from the coding sequence ATGTATACACCAAAAAGCAAAGTTCCTTTAATCCTCGGGATTCTGTCCATTGTTTTAGGACTTATAAGCCCTATTGTCGGTATTATCATTGGTATTGTTACTTTGGTTCTTGTTCAACAAAATGAGAAATCAACTGAGCATATTTTCAAGACTGAAAAAATCTTAGGTATTGTCGGTATCGTTGTTTCAGTCCTTAACTGGATTGCAGGTATCTTTCTTTACTTTTCATAA
- a CDS encoding GNAT family N-acetyltransferase, translating to MQSFEAGFAEKYYEDCFTKPSAEIDRLTGSSGTYKKEEVVSYYNRIVTDPDRFDFILIAPDGTFIGESVINELDRENSTANFRIVIFDESYFGLGLDSWVVEKTRYFAFEQVGLHRLELEVFSFNPRAKRAYEKAGFRL from the coding sequence TTGCAGTCCTTTGAAGCAGGTTTTGCGGAGAAATATTATGAGGACTGTTTTACCAAGCCTTCCGCTGAAATTGATCGCCTGACGGGGAGTTCGGGAACTTATAAAAAAGAAGAGGTTGTCAGCTACTACAACCGGATTGTCACTGACCCTGACCGCTTTGACTTTATATTGATTGCACCTGACGGAACCTTTATCGGCGAATCGGTCATCAATGAACTAGATAGGGAAAACAGCACTGCCAACTTCCGTATCGTCATCTTTGATGAGAGTTACTTTGGCCTAGGATTGGATTCTTGGGTAGTTGAGAAAACCAGGTACTTTGCTTTTGAGCAGGTTGGCCTACACCGCTTGGAACTGGAAGTTTTTTCCTTCAATCCACGCGCCAAACGTGCCTATGAAAAAGCAGGCTTCCGCTTATAA
- the metG gene encoding methionine--tRNA ligase — MTKKQPFYITTPIYYPSGKLHIGSAYTTIACDVLARYKRLMGHDVYYLTGLDEHGQKIETKAKEAGLTPQAYVDGMAVGVKELWQLLDISYDKFIRTTDDYHEKAVADVFEKLLAQDDIYLGEYAGWYSVSDEEFFTESQLEEVFRDESGKVIGGIAPSGHEVAWVSEESYFLRLSKYQDKLVEFFKAHPDFIQPDGRMNEIMKNFIEPGLEDLAVSRTSFTWGVPVPSDPKHVIYVWIDALLNYATALGYGQEDHANYDTFWNGTVFHMVGKDILRFHSIYWPIMLMMLDMKLPDRLVAHGWFVMKDGKMSKSKGNVVYPEMLVERFGLDPLRYYLMRSLPVGSDGTFTPEDYVGRINYELANDLGNLLNRTVAMINKYFGGQVPSLAQATDFDADLAAVAAENIAEYKKQMDAVDYPRALEAVWNIISRTNKYIDETAPWILAKEEADRDQLAAVMAHLAAGLRVIAHLIQPFMMTTSDAIMEQLGMDKVATLEGLDFAGLPAGLTVVAKGTPIFPRLDMEEEIAYIQAQMGVGSALSQEEEKEWNPADVELKNEKAAIKFEAFDAVEIRVAEVKEVKKVEGSDKLLQFRLDAGDGEDRQILSGIAQFYPNEQELVGKKVQIVANLKPRKMMGLLSQGMILSAEYEGNLTLLTVDPSVPNGSQIG; from the coding sequence ATGACAAAGAAACAACCTTTTTACATTACAACGCCGATTTACTACCCATCTGGCAAGCTTCATATCGGGTCTGCCTATACGACCATTGCCTGCGATGTCTTGGCCCGTTACAAGCGTCTCATGGGTCATGATGTCTATTATCTGACAGGTCTGGATGAGCATGGTCAAAAGATTGAGACAAAGGCAAAAGAAGCTGGTCTGACACCGCAAGCCTACGTTGACGGGATGGCGGTTGGAGTGAAGGAACTCTGGCAGCTGCTGGACATTTCTTACGACAAGTTTATCCGCACGACAGATGATTACCACGAAAAAGCAGTGGCAGATGTTTTTGAAAAATTGCTGGCGCAGGATGATATTTATCTGGGTGAGTATGCCGGTTGGTACTCGGTTTCGGATGAGGAATTTTTCACAGAAAGCCAGCTTGAAGAGGTCTTCCGTGACGAATCTGGCAAGGTCATTGGAGGCATTGCCCCATCTGGCCATGAAGTAGCCTGGGTTTCAGAAGAATCCTACTTCCTTCGCCTTAGCAAATACCAGGATAAATTGGTCGAGTTTTTCAAGGCGCATCCTGACTTTATCCAGCCAGATGGCCGTATGAATGAAATCATGAAGAACTTCATCGAGCCAGGATTGGAGGATTTGGCAGTATCGCGTACCTCCTTTACTTGGGGAGTGCCAGTGCCATCTGATCCCAAACATGTCATCTATGTTTGGATTGACGCCCTGCTCAACTATGCGACGGCCCTTGGTTACGGTCAAGAAGACCACGCCAACTATGACACATTCTGGAATGGGACAGTCTTCCACATGGTGGGCAAGGACATTCTGCGTTTCCACTCCATCTACTGGCCCATCATGCTCATGATGCTGGATATGAAGTTGCCAGATCGCTTGGTGGCCCACGGCTGGTTTGTCATGAAGGACGGCAAGATGTCCAAGTCCAAGGGCAATGTGGTCTATCCAGAAATGCTGGTGGAGCGCTTCGGTTTGGATCCGCTTCGCTATTACCTCATGCGTAGTCTGCCAGTCGGTTCTGATGGGACCTTCACCCCAGAAGACTATGTGGGTCGTATCAACTATGAGCTGGCCAATGACCTTGGAAACCTCCTCAACCGGACCGTTGCCATGATTAACAAGTATTTTGGCGGTCAAGTACCAAGCCTTGCTCAAGCGACCGACTTTGATGCGGATTTGGCAGCAGTAGCAGCTGAAAATATCGCTGAGTACAAGAAGCAGATGGATGCGGTGGATTATCCTCGGGCTCTGGAAGCTGTCTGGAATATCATTTCCCGTACCAACAAGTACATCGACGAAACCGCACCGTGGATTTTGGCCAAAGAAGAAGCGGACCGTGACCAGTTGGCGGCGGTCATGGCTCACTTGGCAGCAGGTCTGCGGGTGATAGCTCACCTGATCCAGCCATTTATGATGACCACTTCGGATGCCATCATGGAGCAGCTGGGCATGGACAAGGTAGCCACTCTGGAAGGCTTGGACTTTGCTGGCTTGCCAGCTGGTTTGACCGTTGTGGCCAAAGGAACCCCTATCTTCCCTCGTCTGGATATGGAGGAAGAAATCGCCTATATTCAGGCCCAAATGGGTGTCGGCTCTGCCCTTTCCCAAGAGGAAGAAAAAGAGTGGAACCCAGCTGATGTCGAGCTCAAAAATGAAAAGGCAGCCATCAAGTTTGAGGCCTTTGACGCTGTAGAAATCCGCGTGGCGGAAGTCAAGGAAGTCAAAAAGGTGGAGGGCTCTGACAAGTTGCTCCAGTTCCGTCTGGATGCTGGTGATGGAGAAGACCGCCAAATCCTCTCTGGTATCGCCCAATTCTATCCAAATGAGCAGGAATTGGTCGGAAAGAAAGTCCAAATCGTCGCCAACCTCAAACCGCGCAAGATGATGGGCTTGCTCAGTCAGGGCATGATTCTCTCCGCAGAATACGAGGGCAATTTGACATTATTAACCGTAGATCCGTCTGTGCCAAATGGCAGTCAGATTGGGTAA
- a CDS encoding CPBP family intramembrane glutamic endopeptidase, which translates to MNQTSKIKRNIIIFAVISIICGWIGYLVDQFTGQANYENMGTATGNGSLGMLIWLVSPLICTIFLRTFGGDGWQHAGFSLNFKHNKKLYLLSFLIYPSITLLVIVLGVFTQSIRFANVNIGMTAYLGILFTQVIYQFVKNIFEESVWRAYLTNQLLKLKLSDLTLYLLVSFIWWFWHLPYIMIFLSESEIHNTLPVGRLTFFLVGLLTVTCWTVMYTEIFRMTKSVWPLVIMHTMEDAVINPLLLLGIVVVEKEQATLFSLSVGLVPNILYLIVGLFIRKWRKVQEQSD; encoded by the coding sequence ATGAACCAAACATCTAAGATCAAACGAAACATTATCATCTTTGCTGTCATTAGCATCATTTGTGGATGGATAGGTTATCTTGTTGATCAATTTACTGGTCAGGCTAACTATGAGAATATGGGAACAGCAACAGGTAATGGTTCCCTTGGAATGCTGATATGGTTAGTTTCTCCCTTAATATGCACCATCTTTCTTCGAACTTTTGGAGGCGATGGTTGGCAGCATGCAGGATTTTCTCTTAACTTTAAACACAATAAAAAATTATACTTGCTGAGTTTTTTGATATACCCATCAATTACTCTCCTTGTTATAGTATTAGGGGTATTCACACAGAGCATCCGCTTCGCCAATGTAAACATCGGCATGACAGCATATCTTGGCATCTTGTTTACACAGGTTATCTATCAATTTGTAAAAAATATATTTGAGGAATCAGTCTGGAGAGCCTACCTTACAAATCAACTTTTAAAATTAAAATTGTCTGATTTGACATTATATTTACTTGTAAGTTTTATATGGTGGTTTTGGCACTTGCCTTATATTATGATATTTCTATCTGAAAGTGAAATCCATAATACTTTGCCTGTTGGAAGACTGACCTTTTTCTTAGTTGGACTATTAACCGTTACATGTTGGACTGTCATGTATACGGAAATTTTTAGAATGACGAAATCCGTATGGCCATTAGTCATTATGCATACTATGGAAGATGCTGTCATAAATCCCTTGCTTTTATTAGGAATAGTGGTTGTAGAAAAAGAGCAGGCTACCCTCTTTTCGCTTTCAGTAGGGCTTGTTCCAAATATTCTTTATTTGATAGTAGGACTATTTATCCGAAAATGGAGGAAAGTTCAAGAACAATCTGACTAG